In Chryseobacterium gotjawalense, the following are encoded in one genomic region:
- a CDS encoding type I phosphomannose isomerase catalytic subunit, producing the protein MKKTVVHYSKLIKMSNQMYPLKFDPIYQYRLWGGRRLENLLSKPLPEDEPVGEAWLLSDRKDYANEVSEGALKGTTLTKLMHDFRYEIMGKLGGHFDHFPLLLKFLDCKEVLSVQVHPSDHQKEYIPEGDSGKTEAWVVLETSETSRIYAGLKKGTTKEKLLESIQNNTVSDCLHSFVPKEDDAIFIHSGAVHTLGGTVVFEVQENSDVTFRLYDWDRTDQKTGKPRELQVEEAVACIDFNQVDIGPVNPLITPDLKDTEKLFDNEHFKAWRIKTRSDYMVGFKDEPAILVCIDGKGSMNYNGKDYHIDKGEVILLPAIIGLLNLQPTQEITLLQIAISDKKLH; encoded by the coding sequence TTGAAAAAAACAGTTGTTCATTATTCTAAACTTATCAAGATGAGCAATCAAATGTATCCTTTAAAATTCGATCCTATTTATCAATATCGGTTATGGGGCGGTAGGAGATTAGAAAATTTACTTTCAAAACCACTTCCTGAAGACGAACCTGTGGGAGAAGCATGGCTGTTAAGCGACCGGAAAGATTATGCAAACGAGGTTTCCGAAGGAGCATTGAAAGGAACAACTTTGACAAAGTTAATGCATGATTTCCGGTACGAAATTATGGGTAAATTGGGTGGCCATTTCGATCACTTTCCACTTTTGTTAAAATTTCTGGATTGCAAAGAAGTACTGTCTGTTCAGGTTCATCCGTCGGATCATCAAAAAGAATATATCCCGGAAGGCGATTCCGGAAAAACGGAAGCCTGGGTCGTTTTGGAAACCAGTGAAACCAGCCGCATCTACGCAGGCTTAAAAAAAGGAACGACCAAAGAGAAATTGCTGGAATCTATTCAGAACAATACCGTATCCGATTGTTTGCACAGTTTCGTGCCCAAAGAAGATGACGCCATATTTATTCATTCAGGAGCGGTTCACACCCTTGGCGGGACGGTCGTTTTTGAAGTTCAGGAAAACAGTGATGTCACTTTCCGCCTCTATGATTGGGATCGAACTGATCAGAAAACGGGAAAACCACGCGAACTTCAGGTCGAAGAAGCTGTTGCCTGTATTGATTTTAATCAAGTGGATATTGGACCGGTGAATCCTTTAATAACTCCAGATCTTAAAGATACCGAAAAACTTTTCGACAATGAACACTTTAAAGCCTGGCGAATCAAAACCCGATCAGATTATATGGTAGGCTTTAAAGATGAACCGGCAATTTTAGTTTGCATCGATGGCAAGGGCTCGATGAATTACAATGGTAAAGATTACCACATCGATAAAGGTGAAGTGATACTCTTGCCGGCAATTATAGGTCTGCTCAATCTTCAACCGACGCAAGAAATCACGCTTCTGCAAATCGCTATTTCCGATAAAAAACTTCATTAA
- a CDS encoding efflux RND transporter permease subunit — protein sequence MFKIFIERPLLSVVISVMIVILGVLAYLSLPVTQYPQIAPPTVNVTATYPGANAEVVLNNVVIPLEEAINGVEGMSYMTSTATNDGTAAITIYFNLGSDPDINAVNVQNSVQSATKLLPAQVIQTGVTVSKKQSSNLLFFALKSDNPDYDLKFLSNYATINIVPTIQRINGVGGVNVFGSQDYAMRIWLKPDVMAVYGLSPDDVVNALAEQNIDAAPGKFGENSNQVFQYNIQFTGRLQSVAEFENIILHASKDGSLLRLKDIARIELGTLTYASTQSTDGKPATVISVSQTAGSNAQNIVTQTIATLDAASASFPTGIHYISLFNVNDFLSASISKVVETLLIAYFLVFLVVLLFLQDFRSTLIPAVSIIVSIVGTFACLTLFGFTINLLTLFALVLAIGIVVDDPIVVVEAIHAKLDEGYTSSKQAAIDTMSNLSSVIIAITLVMASVFIPVSFISGSSGVFFNQFGLTLASAIVISAISSLTLSPALCALFLKPHHEDPNQKKTFLQKFKTGFNTGFDSIKGKYQKSILFLSRKKWMVPVAILVAISLLIYFMKITPSGFVPDEDQGVLFADIALAPGSSLDRTTVIANRVNDITSGIPDIQNNAVVTGNSIINGSGSNYALLIMRLKPWGERKGVGINDIIGLLFQKTSQFKDAKILFFAPPTVTGFSVSGGFSLQLQDKTGGSLEKFNSVSEKFLDALNKRPEIQYAATGFALNYPKYLMEINVAKAKEAGFTMNSIISTMQGYYGGDYASNFYEFGKQYRVIVQADAPYRSVLQGLNNIYIKNSAGTMAPINEFITMTKTFGPQSISRFNLYTSMAVTGQPNTGYTSGNALNAIQEVAAKTLPQGYGFEYSGISREESKSGGQTLYIYILCLVFVYFLLVALYESLLIPFSILFTLPVGLMGTYFFAHLFKIDNNIYMQLAVIMLIGLLSKNAILVVEYALERRHSGMTIIDAAVAGATARLRPILMTSLAFIVGLLPLVFASGVGAAGNQSIGVGAVGGMLVGTLFGVFVIPGLFILFQSLEEFLTGKNKNNNTPKPEVK from the coding sequence ATGTTCAAGATATTTATTGAAAGACCATTATTATCTGTCGTCATTTCGGTAATGATAGTGATTTTGGGAGTATTAGCCTACCTCTCATTACCTGTTACCCAATATCCACAAATTGCACCTCCCACCGTGAATGTTACTGCGACCTATCCTGGTGCCAATGCAGAAGTAGTTCTCAACAATGTCGTTATTCCACTGGAAGAGGCAATCAATGGTGTTGAAGGAATGTCTTATATGACCTCAACTGCTACCAACGACGGTACCGCGGCCATTACTATTTATTTTAATTTGGGGAGCGATCCCGATATTAATGCAGTAAATGTTCAGAACAGTGTTCAAAGCGCCACAAAACTTTTACCCGCTCAAGTCATTCAAACTGGAGTTACGGTAAGCAAAAAACAAAGCAGTAACCTCTTATTTTTTGCCCTGAAAAGCGACAATCCAGATTATGACCTAAAGTTTTTGAGTAATTATGCCACCATCAATATTGTCCCAACTATTCAGCGGATCAATGGTGTAGGTGGTGTAAATGTTTTTGGATCGCAGGATTATGCCATGCGTATCTGGTTAAAGCCCGATGTTATGGCTGTGTATGGACTGTCTCCTGATGATGTGGTGAATGCTCTCGCAGAACAGAATATCGATGCTGCTCCAGGAAAATTTGGCGAAAACAGCAATCAGGTATTTCAATACAATATTCAGTTTACAGGACGCCTTCAATCGGTTGCAGAATTTGAAAATATCATCCTGCATGCTTCTAAAGACGGATCACTGTTACGGTTAAAAGACATCGCACGGATAGAGCTGGGTACTTTAACTTACGCATCTACCCAAAGTACAGACGGAAAACCGGCGACCGTAATTTCCGTAAGCCAAACGGCAGGTTCAAATGCACAAAATATTGTAACGCAGACCATTGCTACACTCGACGCCGCTTCAGCGTCTTTCCCTACAGGAATTCATTATATTTCTTTATTTAATGTTAATGATTTTTTAAGCGCTTCTATTAGTAAAGTGGTCGAAACACTGCTTATCGCCTACTTCCTTGTTTTTTTGGTTGTGCTGTTATTTCTGCAGGATTTTAGGTCGACCCTTATTCCGGCGGTTTCCATTATCGTTTCCATTGTCGGCACCTTTGCCTGCCTCACGCTTTTTGGTTTTACCATTAACCTGCTTACGCTTTTTGCCTTGGTTTTGGCCATCGGTATTGTGGTGGATGATCCAATTGTGGTGGTTGAAGCGATACACGCCAAACTCGACGAAGGCTATACTTCATCAAAACAGGCAGCGATTGATACCATGTCCAATCTTAGCAGCGTTATTATCGCAATCACATTGGTAATGGCTTCTGTATTTATACCGGTTTCATTTATAAGTGGATCTTCGGGAGTGTTTTTTAATCAGTTTGGTTTGACGCTGGCATCAGCTATTGTTATTTCTGCAATCAGTTCTTTAACTCTAAGTCCAGCTTTATGCGCCTTATTTCTTAAACCACATCACGAAGATCCAAATCAGAAAAAGACTTTCCTTCAAAAATTTAAAACTGGTTTCAACACAGGTTTTGATTCTATAAAAGGAAAATATCAAAAATCCATTTTATTTTTATCCCGCAAAAAATGGATGGTTCCGGTCGCGATATTGGTCGCTATTTCGCTATTGATTTATTTTATGAAAATTACCCCATCCGGCTTTGTGCCTGATGAAGATCAAGGAGTACTCTTTGCGGACATTGCCCTAGCACCAGGGAGTTCTTTGGACAGAACCACCGTAATTGCCAATCGGGTTAATGACATAACATCAGGGATACCGGACATACAGAACAATGCTGTAGTAACAGGCAACAGCATCATCAATGGAAGCGGAAGCAATTATGCTTTACTGATCATGCGTCTGAAACCTTGGGGCGAAAGAAAAGGAGTAGGCATCAATGATATTATAGGTCTACTGTTTCAGAAAACATCACAATTCAAGGATGCTAAAATTCTATTTTTTGCGCCACCGACGGTTACCGGCTTTAGCGTTTCCGGAGGTTTTTCATTACAACTGCAGGATAAAACCGGAGGCAGTCTTGAAAAATTCAACAGCGTTTCAGAAAAATTTCTGGACGCATTAAATAAACGGCCGGAAATTCAGTATGCTGCGACAGGTTTTGCGCTAAACTACCCCAAATATTTAATGGAGATCAATGTTGCAAAGGCAAAAGAAGCTGGCTTTACTATGAATTCTATTATTTCGACAATGCAGGGATATTATGGAGGGGACTACGCTTCCAATTTCTATGAATTCGGGAAACAATACCGGGTCATTGTTCAGGCAGATGCACCTTACAGAAGCGTGCTTCAGGGATTAAACAATATATATATTAAGAATTCCGCCGGCACGATGGCACCCATTAACGAATTTATAACGATGACCAAAACGTTTGGACCGCAAAGTATTTCCCGTTTTAATTTGTATACCAGTATGGCTGTTACCGGGCAGCCCAATACAGGATATACCAGTGGCAACGCACTGAATGCCATACAGGAAGTCGCCGCGAAAACCCTTCCTCAAGGCTATGGATTTGAATATTCGGGAATTTCACGGGAAGAAAGTAAAAGTGGTGGTCAAACGTTGTACATCTATATCCTGTGTCTTGTTTTCGTGTATTTTCTTTTGGTAGCGTTATATGAAAGTCTTCTTATACCATTTTCCATATTATTCACCTTACCGGTTGGTTTGATGGGGACCTATTTTTTTGCCCATTTGTTTAAAATTGATAATAATATTTATATGCAGTTAGCGGTCATTATGCTCATAGGACTGCTTTCCAAAAACGCTATTCTGGTCGTGGAATACGCCTTGGAAAGACGACATTCGGGAATGACGATTATTGATGCTGCTGTTGCAGGAGCCACTGCAAGATTACGCCCTATTCTCATGACCTCTCTTGCTTTTATTGTGGGACTGCTGCCATTGGTTTTTGCATCAGGTGTCGGTGCTGCTGGTAATCAATCCATTGGCGTTGGTGCCGTCGGAGGAATGCTTGTAGGAACTTTATTCGGAGTTTTTGTGATACCGGGGCTTTTTATTCTCTTTCAATCATTGGAGGAATTTCTTACAGGAAAGAATAAAAACAACAATACACCAAAGCCGGAAGTGAAATAG
- a CDS encoding HAD-IIB family hydrolase encodes MKRLIIFDLDGTLAKSKSAIDREMAELLNNLLEVAQVAIISGGDWPQFETQVLQYLPKKAMLKKLMILPTCGTKFYQYRKDWEELYEENFTAEEREKILNNLHTAIEAARLDIKKTWGEQIEDRGSQITFSGLGQQAPLDQKKVWDPDFEKRKKIVEPLKETLSEFSIGMGGTTSIDIVKPGIDKAYGIRKLNEILEIKIPEMLFIGDALFEGGNDYPARNTGADCIQVRDPEETKRIIETIIACLTSKNKKQ; translated from the coding sequence ATGAAAAGGCTCATTATTTTTGATTTAGACGGTACTTTGGCCAAGAGCAAATCAGCAATTGACAGGGAAATGGCTGAACTCTTAAATAATTTACTCGAAGTCGCCCAGGTCGCTATTATATCCGGTGGCGACTGGCCTCAGTTCGAAACACAGGTGTTGCAGTATTTACCAAAAAAAGCAATGCTTAAAAAATTAATGATTCTTCCGACTTGTGGAACAAAGTTTTATCAGTACAGAAAAGATTGGGAAGAATTGTATGAAGAAAATTTCACTGCAGAAGAAAGAGAAAAAATTCTGAACAATCTGCATACTGCAATAGAAGCAGCCCGTCTGGACATCAAGAAAACCTGGGGTGAGCAAATTGAAGACCGGGGAAGTCAGATTACCTTTTCAGGGTTAGGACAACAGGCACCTCTGGACCAGAAAAAAGTCTGGGATCCTGATTTTGAAAAACGTAAAAAAATTGTCGAACCACTGAAAGAAACGTTAAGTGAATTTTCGATCGGTATGGGCGGAACAACATCCATCGATATTGTAAAACCGGGTATAGATAAGGCGTATGGAATAAGAAAACTTAATGAAATTTTAGAAATAAAAATTCCTGAAATGCTCTTTATCGGCGATGCATTATTTGAAGGCGGCAACGATTACCCTGCCAGAAATACCGGTGCAGATTGTATTCAGGTAAGAGATCCTGAAGAAACCAAAAGAATTATTGAAACAATCATTGCCTGCTTAACCTCTAAAAATAAAAAACAATGA
- the glk gene encoding glucokinase, with product MENFKSISLPDISDATLPMAYPSREKKLPSSGLVLAADVGGTKTNLALFEIQKGKLISIKNQRYPTTDHGSFVKAILHFHEDNSSTIDCACLGVAGTVDGDKVRGVNFAWEIDAKKLESDLNIKRVLLINDLEANAYGLSALEENDFEVLTVGKKSEGNAAVISPGTGLGEAGMYWDGSHYHPYATEGGHCNFAPSSPLDIELWKFLKTKFDHISCERLISGQGIHNIYQFLRNFRNEKEPKWLTKQFQNEDPPIAISTAALEKKDPICAETLQHFVRYLSVESAQLALKTKATGGIYIGGGIAPKILGLINKEEFYKNFINFGRMEHLLKTVPVKIVLNDQTALIGAAYYAAMGIIETV from the coding sequence ATGGAGAATTTTAAATCAATATCATTACCCGATATTTCAGATGCCACTCTACCCATGGCCTATCCTTCCCGCGAAAAGAAATTACCCAGCTCTGGATTGGTTTTGGCGGCTGATGTGGGTGGAACTAAAACAAATCTGGCACTTTTTGAAATTCAAAAAGGAAAATTAATTTCGATTAAAAATCAACGTTATCCTACCACAGATCACGGTTCTTTTGTAAAGGCAATTCTTCATTTTCACGAAGATAATTCCTCTACTATTGATTGTGCCTGTTTGGGTGTCGCAGGTACCGTGGATGGTGACAAAGTTCGGGGTGTAAATTTCGCCTGGGAAATCGATGCTAAAAAATTAGAATCTGATCTAAACATTAAACGCGTACTTCTGATTAATGATCTGGAAGCCAACGCTTACGGCCTATCTGCACTTGAAGAAAATGACTTTGAAGTTTTGACAGTGGGTAAAAAATCCGAAGGCAATGCAGCGGTAATTTCACCGGGCACAGGTCTTGGCGAGGCGGGAATGTATTGGGACGGTTCACATTATCATCCGTATGCGACAGAAGGTGGACATTGCAATTTTGCGCCCAGCAGTCCGCTTGATATAGAATTATGGAAATTTCTAAAAACTAAATTTGATCATATTAGCTGTGAAAGGCTTATTTCAGGCCAGGGGATTCATAATATCTATCAATTTTTACGAAACTTCAGAAACGAAAAAGAACCCAAATGGCTCACTAAACAATTTCAAAATGAAGATCCACCTATCGCAATATCTACCGCAGCTCTGGAAAAGAAAGATCCGATATGTGCCGAAACTTTGCAACACTTTGTAAGATACCTTAGTGTGGAGTCGGCACAGCTTGCCTTGAAAACCAAAGCAACCGGTGGCATATATATCGGTGGCGGGATTGCTCCAAAAATTCTAGGTCTCATTAATAAAGAAGAATTTTATAAGAACTTTATCAACTTCGGGCGTATGGAACATTTGCTGAAAACAGTTCCTGTGAAAATAGTACTGAACGATCAGACAGCTTTGATCGGGGCCGCGTATTATGCAGCAATGGGAATTATTGAAACCGTTTAG
- a CDS encoding efflux RND transporter periplasmic adaptor subunit, which translates to MKKLTFLLLLSVLLSCNKNKQNPGKSGTAPIAAYKVAPVYYGDAVITYSFPATIKGEQDVVIIPKVDGFIEKMYVDEGADVKKGQLLFQLRNPQYEEAVRSANAAVKIAVANVKSAQMQVNQVKPLVDRNIVSKYALEANQYALESSQASLASAKANLTNAQVNLGYLTIRSPADGTVGVIPYKTGSLVSSSAGNSLTTVYNTSNVYVYFSVNEKLLLGFTHHFKGNTQQNKFSNLEEVSLQLADGTVYPVKGKVTASSGAVSTETGSANFRATFPNPNRLIQSGSSANILIPIPVESTILVPQEASFDLQGKKFVYQVINKDSLISTSIEVSENTIGNLFIVNKGLNKNAIIVLEGIGGLKPGMRIKPVPVKKDSVYQAVLKEVK; encoded by the coding sequence ATGAAAAAACTAACCTTCTTACTATTACTCTCGGTCTTATTAAGCTGTAATAAAAACAAGCAAAACCCTGGAAAATCTGGGACGGCCCCCATAGCTGCTTATAAAGTAGCACCGGTATATTATGGAGATGCCGTTATTACCTATTCTTTTCCTGCAACCATAAAGGGAGAGCAGGACGTGGTTATTATTCCAAAAGTAGATGGGTTTATCGAAAAGATGTATGTGGACGAAGGTGCTGATGTTAAAAAAGGACAGCTTCTTTTTCAGTTAAGAAATCCACAGTACGAGGAAGCGGTTCGGAGCGCCAATGCTGCAGTAAAAATAGCAGTTGCCAATGTGAAATCTGCGCAGATGCAGGTGAATCAGGTAAAACCTTTGGTGGATCGCAATATTGTGAGCAAATATGCTCTTGAGGCCAATCAATATGCGTTGGAATCCAGCCAGGCATCACTTGCTTCAGCAAAAGCAAACCTTACCAACGCCCAGGTAAATCTCGGTTATCTTACCATTCGAAGTCCTGCTGACGGAACGGTGGGAGTCATACCTTACAAAACGGGAAGTTTGGTAAGCAGCAGTGCCGGAAATAGCTTGACGACCGTTTACAATACCTCAAATGTGTATGTTTATTTTTCAGTTAATGAAAAACTGCTGCTTGGTTTCACCCATCATTTTAAGGGAAATACGCAACAAAATAAATTTAGTAATTTAGAAGAAGTCTCCCTACAACTGGCAGACGGAACCGTATATCCTGTAAAGGGAAAAGTAACTGCCTCTTCCGGGGCCGTAAGTACCGAAACGGGATCTGCAAATTTCAGAGCCACCTTTCCCAACCCAAACAGGCTGATACAGAGCGGAAGCAGTGCCAACATTTTAATCCCAATCCCCGTGGAGTCGACAATCTTAGTTCCTCAGGAAGCCTCTTTTGATCTTCAGGGCAAGAAATTCGTGTACCAGGTGATCAACAAAGACAGCTTAATAAGCACCAGCATAGAAGTTAGTGAAAACACCATTGGAAATCTATTTATAGTAAACAAAGGATTAAATAAAAACGCCATCATCGTTCTGGAAGGTATAGGTGGTTTAAAACCGGGAATGCGCATAAAACCAGTTCCTGTAAAAAAAGACAGTGTTTACCAAGCTGTCTTAAAAGAAGTAAAATAA
- a CDS encoding glycoside hydrolase family 130 protein encodes MIPFKLHRLCTIMKPEEGNEFEVEGVLNPAVTRGPDGKLYLFPRLVAKNNYSRIGIAKVLFNDAGDPVGVERLGVVLEPEADYEKRPNGGGGCEDPRITYVEPVEHYIMTYTAYGPHGPRIAMARSKDLFTWERMGLIGYTLYKPLDFNNVDDKDASFFPIALPSPHHHTSIAMLHRPLFPDSIPEETVKRGEYRNIDKNKESIWISYFNLKEGKDTSLQNAKFTSHHCLANPVYSWENLKIGGGAPPILTKHGWLIIYHGVQKHENCTKDDPKYSYSAGVMILSEKEPQKILYRSTKPVLFPDLPEEKIGTVGNVVFPTGTDRRDDIGQPNRIDVYYGMADDRIGVAKMTVPESLPEN; translated from the coding sequence ATGATACCCTTCAAATTACATCGACTTTGTACCATCATGAAACCAGAGGAAGGAAACGAATTTGAAGTTGAAGGAGTACTGAACCCTGCGGTAACCCGCGGTCCAGATGGAAAACTTTATCTTTTTCCACGTTTGGTGGCCAAGAATAATTACTCTCGGATCGGTATTGCAAAAGTACTGTTTAATGATGCTGGTGATCCTGTCGGCGTAGAACGTTTGGGTGTTGTGCTGGAACCTGAAGCAGACTATGAGAAACGTCCGAATGGCGGTGGCGGTTGCGAGGATCCGCGCATAACCTACGTAGAACCTGTGGAACATTATATTATGACTTATACCGCTTATGGCCCACACGGACCGCGCATCGCCATGGCAAGATCGAAAGATCTTTTCACCTGGGAAAGAATGGGTTTGATTGGTTATACCCTTTATAAACCACTTGATTTTAATAATGTGGATGATAAAGATGCCAGTTTTTTCCCCATTGCTCTGCCCAGTCCGCACCACCACACTTCTATTGCCATGTTGCACCGTCCACTTTTTCCCGACAGTATTCCGGAAGAAACAGTTAAGAGAGGCGAATACCGAAATATCGATAAAAATAAGGAAAGCATATGGATTTCTTATTTCAACCTGAAAGAAGGGAAAGATACTTCTTTGCAAAATGCAAAATTCACGTCCCATCATTGCTTAGCGAATCCTGTTTACTCCTGGGAAAATTTAAAAATTGGCGGCGGCGCCCCTCCGATCCTGACAAAACACGGCTGGTTAATCATTTATCACGGCGTACAAAAACATGAAAACTGCACTAAAGATGATCCTAAATATTCTTATTCTGCAGGCGTGATGATTTTATCTGAAAAAGAGCCTCAAAAAATCTTGTACCGTTCGACGAAGCCTGTTTTATTTCCAGATTTACCGGAGGAAAAAATCGGAACAGTTGGTAATGTGGTTTTTCCCACCGGTACAGACCGCCGTGACGACATCGGCCAACCCAATAGAATTGATGTGTATTACGGAATGGCCGATGACAGAATAGGTGTCGCAAAAATGACAGTCCCCGAAAGCTTGCCCGAAAATTAA